The Brevundimonas sp. SORGH_AS_0993 genome segment GCGGCTCGGCCAAACAGGCGAGAAACCGCGAGAACCAGGCCGTCCTGCCCCTGCGCGGCAAGATCCTGAACGTCGAACGCGCCCGGTTCGACCGGATGCTGTCGTCGGACCTGATCGGCACCCTGATCCTGGCCCTGGGCACGGGCATCGGCCGCGACGACTTCAACGCCGACAAGCTGCGCTACCACAAGATCATCCTGATGGCGGACGCCGACGTGGACGGCGCCCACATCCGCACCCTGCTGCTGACCTTCTTCTATCGGCAGATGCCCGAGCTGATCGAGCGCGGTCATGTCTATATCGCCCAGCCGCCGCTTTATAAGGTCTCCAAGGGCAAGCAGAGCCGCTACCTTAAGGATCAGGCCGAGATGGACGCCTATCTGATCGAGGAAGGCGCCTCCGAAGCGGAACTGGACCTGTCGAACGGCGAGCGCCGGATGGCCCTGGACCTGCAGTCCCTGGTGCGCGAGGCCAAGGCCTTCAAGGCCGGCGTGGACCGCCTCAGTCAGCGCGCCCCGGCCTTCGCCATCGAACAGGCGGCCCTGGCCGGTCTGTTCGCCGACAACGCCGACATCGCCCACAGCGCCGCCGAGGCGGCACGGCGTCTGAACCTCTACGCCGAGGAAGGCGACGGCGACTGGTCGGGCGTTCCGGGCGCGCAAGGGGCGGTCGTCTTCTCGCGCACCCGCCGCGCGGTGCAGGAGACCATCGTGCTGGAAGAGACGCTGATCCGCTCGCTGGACGCGCGCCGTCTGGCCGAACGGGCCGTCGCCTTCGACAGCGTCTTCGCCGCGCCTGCCGTCTATCGCCGCAAGGACAAGACCACCCCGATCCGGGGACCGTTGGACCTGCTGAACGCGGTGCTGGACGCCGGCAAGAAGGGCCTGGCGATCCAGCGCTACAAGGGTCTGGGCGAGATGAACCCCGAACAGCTGTGGGAGACCACCCTGGACGCCAACGCCCGCACCCTGCTGCAGGTCTCGGTCGAACACGAGGAAGACGCCAACGACCTGTTCGCCAAACTGATGGGCGACGTGGTGGAACCCCGCCGCGAGTTCATCCAGGAAAACGCCCTGGACGCCGCCGTCGACGTCTGACGTCGGCGCTCCGTTCGGGCGGGAGCCTCAGCCGCCCCGCCCGTCCTCGATGAAGGCTTGGATGGTCGGCCAGGTCTTGCCCGTGGGCCGCAGGTTGTCGCAGGCGAACGATTTGATCGGGCCATAGACGCCGCCTGCCGGCGTCGCCTCCCACGGCGTATCTTCGGAAGACCGATCCGTCTCGGTCCCGGCGACGTCATAGGTCACTGTGGCGCCGGCGCGCGACCGGCCGTCGGCACACCGCACCATCACCTCTTCGGTCTCGTGGCTGAGGTCCGTCGCCGGACCCTGGGCGGGGACGCGCGCCAACCGCGTCGTCACCACGCCGTCGATCGGGGCCAACGCATCCAGATCAACCAGATAGGCGTTGCGATCCGTGGCGGCGACGAGGCTCCAGGTCTCGGCGGCGGCGGGCGTAACGGCGGTCAGGGCGGCGGCGCCGAAAGCCAGGCTTTTGACGAACAGGTTCATGAACTCCTCCCCAGGTGAACGCCGCCATTTCATACTTGGATCGGCCGAATTTCAATCGCCCGAAACGCCGTCAGGGCCGGGCGTTCTTGGGCAGTGCGGCGACTTCTTCCGGCGTCAGAGCCTTGTCGACGAAGCCTCGGCAACGACCGTCGCCCGGCATGCCGTTCGGCACGGCGACGTGGACCTGATCGCCGACACAGATGAAGCTGGAGGCGCCCAGCACCGGCTGGACTGACAGGGCCAGGGCGTTGTCCAGGTTCCAGCACCCGCCGCCCGTGGAAATCTTGAACACCTGGCCGCGATAGGTGCGGATGTTGAGGTCCGTCGTGCTGGCCGCGCGGAAGTTCTGGATGTCTTCGACCCTGAAACACTGGGTGGCGCGGTCGGTGCGCGCGACGCCGGCCCCGCTGGGCGGAACGGGCGCACAGCCGGCCGCCGAGACGGCTGCAAGAGCGAGAGCGAGGGGGACAAGGCGCATGACGGAGGATCCTTTCAACGGAAAGCGCCCAGAACCTTCCGCCTGGATTCAGGCGCTTTCAAGGGACTTGGGCGCGACCCGCGCGGCCAGGGCCGCAGGGACAGGCGACGGACGCCCCAGGATCAGAGCCGCGACATGATCCGCCAGCAGAGGCGCGACACAGAAGCCGCGCGAGCCGAGGCCGCCCAGGACATAAAGCCCGTCCTCCAGGCGCCCGGCCACCGGCAGGCGGTCCGGCGTGGCAGCCCGAACGGCGACGCGGCGCTGCGTCTCGCCGGCCTGGGCGCGGGCCGCCAGGCGGGGCAGGCGCGCGGCCAAGGTCGCCAGGTTGGCGACGCTTTCTTCGTCGCGGGGCGTCAGGTCGACATCGCCGCGCTTGTGCGTCGCGCCAAACAGAACGCCATCGGCCGTCGGCGCCGCATAGCCGCCCCAGGCGACGGCCGGCGCGGTCTGTCCCGCGACCCAGTCCGCCTGACCGCGCACCGGCGACAGGGCCAGCCGGTCGCCCAGCAGGGCCGCCGCACCCCAACCGGCCGTGACCACCACCGCCTCGACCTCGATCAGGACACCGCCGTCGGGGTCGATCAGACGCCACAGGTCGCCTGCACGCTGCAGGGCGGCCGCCTCGCCGTTCAGAATCTCGACGCCGTCCAGCCAGGCCCCCAGAACCGCGGCGGGACGCACCACGCGGGCGTCGCGCATCATCAGCCCGCCCTCCGATACCGGCTCGCCCAGCCAGGCGCCGGCCGTCGCGGCGTCCACCGCGGCCATGGCGCCATCGGGCCAAATGGGCTGGGCGGCGATCTTGGCGAAGCGGCCTTCGTCGCGCGGCTGCTGCACCAGTTGCAGCACGCCCTGGGACAGGACGGCGCCCGGCGTGCGGTCATAGAGGTCGCGCGCCCGCTCCAGG includes the following:
- a CDS encoding DUF6491 family protein produces the protein MRLVPLALALAAVSAAGCAPVPPSGAGVARTDRATQCFRVEDIQNFRAASTTDLNIRTYRGQVFKISTGGGCWNLDNALALSVQPVLGASSFICVGDQVHVAVPNGMPGDGRCRGFVDKALTPEEVAALPKNARP